The window AAGGTCTTGAACAGGGTTTAGCGCAAGGGCTAGAGCAGGGGCAGGCACAAATAACCGAGCATGTGTCGCACCTTACTCAATTAGTCGAGAAGTTAGCAAATCCACTGAAACAGCTTGATGCAGAAGTGGAAAGCCAAGTGCTAACTTTAGTCACTAGCTTAACGCGTGAACTGATTCGAGTTGAAGTCCAAACCAACCCGCAAGTGATGTTGAACACCATTCGTGAAGTGATTGCGACATTGCCTATTGCTGAACGCCAAATACGATTAAGTCTTCATCCTGATGATCTTGAAAATGTTCGTCAAGCTTATGGTGATGAAAACCTTGTTGAACGTAAATGGACATTGATTGGCGAGCCATCGCTTAATCGTGGTGATCTACAAGTTCAATCAGGAGACTCAACCGTCGATTATTATATCGACGATCGTATTCGCCATTTGTTAGAACAATTTAGCGGTGTAAACAGTCAACGAGGCGAAGCGTTATAATGTCTTCCCCACTGGCTAACCGTCTTTCTCAATATCAAACTAAAGGCATTGCGTGCCGTCCTATTGCTTCTGGGCGACTTGTGCGCGTTGTTGGCCTTACGCTAGAAGCCATTGGCTGTC is drawn from Photobacterium profundum SS9 and contains these coding sequences:
- the fliH gene encoding flagellar assembly protein FliH — encoded protein: MNDDRRRGFLRVSEHQAEELERWAYPDYSKIQEAPRDNALNYDPLWQPQELEEEEEQGPPPLTAADLEHIRQSASDEGFNEGKVTGHTEGFDVGKIEGLEAGHAEGLEQGLAQGLEQGQAQITEHVSHLTQLVEKLANPLKQLDAEVESQVLTLVTSLTRELIRVEVQTNPQVMLNTIREVIATLPIAERQIRLSLHPDDLENVRQAYGDENLVERKWTLIGEPSLNRGDLQVQSGDSTVDYYIDDRIRHLLEQFSGVNSQRGEAL